A window of Leclercia adecarboxylata contains these coding sequences:
- the nagC gene encoding DNA-binding transcriptional regulator NagC, translating to MTPGGQAQIGNVDLVKQLNSAAVYRLIDQHGPISRIQIAEQSQLAPASVTKITRQLIERGLIKEVDQQASTGGRRAISIVTETRHFHAVGVRLGRHDATLTLYDLSSKAIAEEHYALPERTQETLEHALLNAIELFIESCQRKIRELIAISVILPGLVDPESGVIRYMPHIQVENWALIDALEKRFSVTCFVGHDIRSLALAEHYFGASQDCEDSILVRVHRGTGAGIISNGRIFIGRNGNVGEIGHIQVDPLGERCHCGNFGCLETVAANAAIEQRVRHLLEQGYQSRVTLDDCKINAICRAANKGDALASEVIEQVGRHLGKTIAIAINLFNPQKVVIAGEITEAEKVLLPAIEGCINTQALKAFRQNLPVVRSALNDRSAIGAFALVKRAMLNGILLQRLLES from the coding sequence ATGACACCTGGCGGACAAGCTCAAATTGGCAACGTTGATCTGGTAAAGCAGCTGAACAGTGCGGCGGTATATCGACTGATCGACCAGCACGGCCCCATCTCACGGATCCAGATTGCAGAACAGAGCCAGCTTGCCCCCGCCAGCGTAACGAAAATTACCCGTCAGCTCATTGAGCGCGGGCTGATCAAAGAAGTGGATCAGCAGGCCTCCACCGGGGGCCGTCGCGCTATCTCGATTGTTACCGAAACCCGTCATTTCCACGCCGTCGGCGTACGCCTTGGCCGTCATGATGCCACCCTGACCCTGTACGATCTGAGCAGTAAGGCGATTGCTGAAGAGCACTACGCGCTGCCGGAACGCACGCAGGAAACGCTTGAACATGCGCTGCTCAACGCCATCGAGCTGTTCATTGAATCCTGCCAGCGTAAAATCCGTGAGCTGATCGCCATTTCGGTGATCCTGCCCGGGCTCGTCGACCCCGAAAGCGGCGTGATCCGTTATATGCCGCATATTCAGGTAGAGAACTGGGCGCTGATCGACGCGCTGGAAAAACGCTTCTCCGTCACCTGCTTTGTGGGTCACGATATTCGTAGTCTGGCGCTGGCAGAGCACTACTTTGGTGCGAGCCAGGATTGTGAAGACTCAATTCTGGTGCGCGTACACCGGGGGACCGGTGCCGGGATCATCTCCAACGGGCGCATCTTTATTGGCCGTAACGGCAACGTCGGTGAGATTGGCCACATTCAGGTTGATCCCTTGGGTGAGCGCTGCCACTGCGGCAACTTTGGCTGTCTGGAAACCGTGGCGGCGAACGCCGCCATTGAGCAACGCGTCCGCCACCTGCTGGAACAGGGCTATCAGAGCCGGGTCACGCTCGATGACTGCAAAATCAACGCGATCTGCCGGGCTGCCAATAAAGGCGATGCGCTAGCCAGTGAGGTAATCGAACAGGTTGGCCGTCATCTGGGCAAAACCATTGCCATCGCCATCAACCTTTTTAACCCACAAAAAGTGGTGATCGCCGGTGAAATTACCGAAGCCGAAAAGGTGCTGCTGCCCGCTATCGAAGGGTGCATCAATACTCAGGCGCTGAAGGCGTTTCGCCAGAATCTGCCTGTCGTTCGATCCGCCCTGAACGACCGCTCGGCGATCGGTGCCTTTGCGCTGGTAAAACGCGCCATGCTTAACGGTATCCTGTTGCAGCGTTTGCTGGAAAGCTGA
- the nagD gene encoding ribonucleotide monophosphatase NagD: MTIKNVICDIDGVLMHDNVAVPGAAEFLNGIMEKGMPLVLLTNFPSQTGQDLANRFATAGINVPDSVFYTSAMATADFLKRQEGKKAYVVGEGALIHELYKAGFTITDVNPDFVIVGETRSYNWEMMHKAAFFVANGARFIATNPDTHGRGFYPACGALCAGIEKMTGRLPFYVGKPSPWIIRAALNKMQAHSEDTVIVGDNLRTDILAGFQAGLETILVLSGVSTLDDIDSMPFRPSWIYPSVAEIDVL, translated from the coding sequence ATGACTATTAAGAATGTTATTTGTGATATCGACGGCGTGCTGATGCACGACAACGTTGCCGTACCGGGCGCAGCGGAATTTCTTAACGGCATCATGGAAAAAGGCATGCCGCTGGTTCTGCTCACCAACTTCCCGTCGCAGACAGGGCAGGATCTGGCGAACCGTTTTGCCACCGCCGGTATCAATGTGCCCGACAGCGTGTTTTATACCTCAGCCATGGCGACCGCTGATTTTCTGAAACGTCAGGAAGGCAAAAAAGCCTATGTGGTCGGTGAAGGCGCGCTGATCCATGAGTTATACAAAGCGGGCTTCACTATCACCGACGTTAATCCTGACTTCGTTATCGTTGGCGAAACGCGCTCCTATAACTGGGAGATGATGCACAAGGCCGCCTTCTTTGTGGCGAACGGCGCCCGCTTTATCGCCACCAACCCGGATACCCACGGCCGCGGCTTTTATCCGGCCTGCGGCGCGCTCTGCGCCGGTATTGAGAAGATGACCGGCCGCCTGCCGTTTTATGTCGGTAAGCCCAGCCCGTGGATCATCCGTGCGGCGCTCAACAAGATGCAGGCTCACTCGGAAGATACGGTGATCGTCGGTGACAACCTGCGCACCGATATTCTGGCGGGCTTCCAGGCCGGGCTGGAAACCATTCTGGTCCTGTCGGGGGTATCCACGCTGGACGACATCGACTCTATGCCGTTCAGGCCGAGCTGGATTTATCCCTCCGTCGCGGAAATTGATGTTCTGTAA